The Streptomyces sp. R28 region GGCCTTGCACAGAATTGATTACCGGCGCCCGACCGCCAGCCCCGCCCCCTCCAACCGCACCCTGATCCCGTCCTCCTCCACCCGCACATCCCGCAGCCGCAGCTGCCCGCTCGGCGGCTCGGGCAGCCGGAAGCCCAGGGAGAGCTGGTCGGCGAGGACCGGGCGGGTGAGGCGGGGCAGGGCGTCGAGGAGGGCGGGGTCGAAGCCCAGGCGCTTGAGCAGGGCGGGGTGGTCGAGGGCGAGGTCGATGAGGTTCAGGCGCATGGCCTGGTGGAGGAAGCGCGGGGTGCCGGTCAGGTCGGTGAGCTTGGACTCGTTGCGCAGGGCCTCGCGGACGACCGAGTCGGGCACTCCCAGGCGTCGTACGACCGACGGGATCGACAGGAGCGCCTTCGCCTTGCTGGTTTCGCGGGCGAGGCGGGCCGCCGAGTCGCGGCTCAGGTGCAGGCCGTCCGTGGCGCGGGCGCCGGGGCGGTACGTGGCCAGGTCCCCGATGTCCAGGCGCATTCCGCCGATGTGCGTCGCGATGCCGTGGTCTCCGTCGCGCAGGATGCGGGCCTCGGCGCGCAGGCGCAGGTCGTGTCCGGCGACCGGAAGGGTGCCGCGCGCCGCGACCCGGTCACGGCCCTGGCCCGTGAACGTGACCTGGGAGGCGCCGAGTTCGCGGTTGAGGTCCGCGAAGGAGAGGAGTACGTCGCCCTCCAGCCTCGGGACTTCGGCGCCGCGCACCGCCGTCGGGCCGTCGGTGTCCAGCCGTACGTCCCGTGCCGTCGCCGTCACCTGCGCGAGCGAGATCCGGTCGGCGGCCACGTCGGGGACCGTCACCTTCACCGAGTCCAGCCGCTCGTCGGCGAGTTGGGTGAGGAAGGGGAAGCCGCCGATCTCCACCTCGGGCGCCGCGGCCAGGTCGAAGCGGTCCTTGAGGGTGTCCGCTGCTCTGCGCTCGGCGTACAGCAGGGCCCAGCGGTCGCCGAGGGTGAGGAAGGCGGCGAGGACGACGAGGGCGACCACCGCCTTCAGCGCGAGGGGAAGCCCCGCGAAGCGGCCTCGCCGGCGGCGCCGGCCGTTGCGGCGGTGGTTGGGCGGGGCCCAGGGATCGTCCTGGGCCGCCGCCTCGTCCTGCTCGGTCTGCTCGTCCCGTACGTCCTCGTGGAGGAACTCGTCCAGCGGACCGTCGTCCAGGCCGGCGAGCTCCTCGTAGGGGTTCGTATAGGGATGCGTGGTTATGCGGTGGGGGGTACGCATCGATCCATCCGATCATGCGCATGCCCCCCACCCGCAACCTGTACCGGGAGTCTGCGACTCACGTCACTACAGCCCGGCCTCAGGGCCGGGTCTGTCGGAGACGAAGCGCTCGACCTCCTCGGCACGGCGGTCCATCTGCTCGGTGATCTGCTCGGCCACGTGGGTGACCACGCTGCTCACCTCGGCGGGATCGAGCTGCGCGTTCTCCAGTGTCGTACGGATGAGCTTGCGGGCGGCCATCTCCGTCGCCTTCGGGAGAGCCAGCACGCCTCCGGCGACGGCTCCCAGCGCGCCCAGGTGCGCGAGACGCTTCGAGCTCTGCATCGCAAACCTCATCGCATAAAGGCCGAGACCCCCCATGCTTGCGATCGTCTCGAGCACGGACTGGGCACCACGCAACGTGCGCCACATGGGACGGATCCGCGCGCTGATGGCGGTGCCGATGACCCCGGGCAGAACGAGCTCCAGCATGAACTGGTCGGCCCTGATGTCGTATCTGCGGCAGATTTCCAGGGCCATGGGGGTGAGTTCGGCATTGAGGCGTACGCGCAGGCGAGCGAGCACCTGGTCCATCCCGGTGAGCCGGCGGATGAACGCGTCGATGTCCTGTTCGTCCTCGGCATCGGCGTTGTCGTCGTCGGCCCTTTCCAGCAGGCGGGTCAGGAGGGTGTTCCTCGCCTGGTCGAACGCGTCGAGCAGGCCGGCGCGGATCTTCTCCTCGAACTCCGGCCGGTCCTTGAGCTCATGGATGTCGTGCCGGAACCGTGCCACGTTGACTCGGTGCCGTCCGACGCTGGCGAGCCCCCGGGTCACGGACTGGGAAGGGTCGGTGTCGCTCTCGACGGTGGCCTCCGGGAACGCGTCGAGACACAGCCGGCGTGCGACAGGCATACGCGATCCGCCTCCGGTGATCACCACCAGCTCGGGCTCCGTCGCGCCGAGCAGGCCCCGCACCTCCGTCAGCACGTCCGCGAAGCCCTCGGCCCAGCCGCCCGGCCCACGCACGACGCGCCCTGGAATGTCCACGCCCCTGAGCCAGCCCAAAGAGGGGCCCAGGAAGGGGGTGAACCGGGGGTCACAGCCGACCTGGAGATCCTGGAGGCGGACATCCGTCCCGGTGAACTGCGCTTCCTTCGCCCGGCGGCACGCGAGCAGCAGCATCTCCTCCCCCGAGTCGTCCCGGCCAAGAGCCGTGGTGAACTTTTCGTCCCCCGCGAACGCCTCCCGCACCATCCTGGCGAGCTCCCGGTCGATCACGGCACAGCCCAGATCCGAGCCCACCAGAAGGTTCCTGGGGATCAGGTCCTCGACGAACGTGAAGTCGGTCGTGGAGGAGCCGATGTCGACGACCAGGACCCGGTCGAGCCGGCGTTCCTCCCGCCGCCCGCCTCTTCGGTCCCTGACGTGCACGAGCGCCGACTGGGACTCCGCCACGAGCCGCACGGGAACGTTCATCGACGAAAAGTGCCTGGCGTACGTCGCCACCGATACGTCGTCCCAGCCCGTGGGGTGACCGACGTACACCACGCAGTTCCCCCTGACCTCGGGGTGCCGGGACAGGAACTCGGTGAGGAGGATCTGGGCGAACTGGACGGCTTCCGGGACGGCCAGGTCCTGCGGGTCCGGCCGGGACTTGAAGTTCACGCTGAAGTGCAGGACGTTCTGCGCCATCACGGCCGCTTCGCCGATGACGTACCGGTATCCGCCCTGGTCCAGGCGCTCGCGCCCCAGGGCCGTCACGATGGCGGCGCCGTCGGTTCCCCTGGTGTAGACCCGCGCTTTGCTCCGCCCGTGCGTCGGCAACCAGCACAGGGAACTCTCCCCGTCTCCGAGGTCCAGGCCGACCGCGTACCCGATGTCGGATTCGGTGTCACGCGCCACGGGCCACCCCCTCGGCCCCGGCCGATCCGCCGGCGACCGTCAACACCTCGGTCAGCAGTCTGATCACGGTGGCCGTCGGCGGCGGGGGGAAGTCGAAGCCCGTGCGCCGCGACGACACCGCCGCGATCAGCCGCCGTACCCCGGGGTTCCTTCTGGCGAGCTCCGCGTCCTGCCCACCGAGTTCGGTCTTGGCGAACTCGGCCTCGTCGAACCGCGCCCAGACGCCGGGATCGCGCTGCAGGGCGGAGTAGAAGTCGGGGTGCATGATCTGGAACGCGAGGAGGGTGCCCGCGTGCAGCAGCCGCTCCCGCCCGGGCGGGTCGTTGTGCTCGTGCAGCGTCAGGGCCGTGTGGTTCAGGCCGTTGACGAAGCGGCGCACACGTCGCGGGTTGGCCGTGAAGGCGACCTCGATGAGCTCCCAGAGCTCGCGTGAGCCCGTCAGCGCCGGGTCCGTGACCTCGTCGTGAAGGTGCAGCTGCAGTGACTCGAACGGGATCACGGGCAGGTGGAACGGAAAGTGGATCAGCTTCTCCAGGTACTGACGGCCGCGCGCGCCGTCCGTACGTTCGCTGTCGAACCGTTTGGCCGCCGCGTCCGCGACGACCTGATAGTCCATGGCGAGGACGAAGACACAGGAGCCCTCTCCCATGAAGAGTTTCAGGGAGTCGAGCACGGTGATCGCCGCGTCCTCGTGGCAGCGGTCCAGGTCGTCGATGAACAGGACGAGCCGACCGCCGTCGGAGTATGCGTTGACGACGTCCTTGAAGTCCTGTTCAAAGCGGTTGACGTGCAGATATGTCTCCACGCCCGGTGCGGTGAGCGCGCTCTGGACGGCGTCGACGTCCCCGGGGCCCAGGAAACCCGCCGTGAGGGGGCCCGCCGTCCTGCGCGCGAGCAGCCAGGCCGCTGCCTGGCTCAGCCGCTTCACCGTCTCCAGGGCTGCGCCGAGCCGCTCCTGTGGCGTCTCCTCACCGGACTTCCGTCGGTTGTCGAGGTCCTGGGCGATCTCGGTGAGTACGGTCTGGATGAGCGCGTGCCAGATCTCGTCCTTCTGGTCGTACTTCCAGGGATTGAACCAGACGGTCCGGATGTCGCGGGCTTTCAGCAGGCCCTCGCAGACCTTCATGAAACTCGACTTGCCCATCCCCCAGGGCCCGAAGACCCCGATGGTCAACGGCAGGCCCTCCGCGGTCGCGATCGCGTCGCAGAGCACCTTGGCATGGGTGCTGAATCCGAAACGATCTCCGTCCGGTCCCGAAATCGGGTTGTCGGGCAGCAGCATGTGTTTCCCCCCTCCCCCAAGCCGCCGTTCAGCCTCGGGTCGCCCTGACCAAGCGCTGTCGGCGGGTCACTCATGGTGCCCCCGAACAGGCCTGTCGGTGCCGGTGTTTCGGCCGAAACAGCCCGGTGACCAGGCCGGGATACGCGTTCCGTAGGAGGAGGGAGCTGCGATTGCACCAACGCGGCCGGAGATCAGCAAGGGGTCGGTACGCATCGATCCGGTCGACCGTGCGTACCGACCCCGCCTGCCCGCGCTTGACGCGCGCGTACTGCTTAGCTCACGACCGTGATCCGCTTCGCCGCCGGCGGCGCGATCGGGTTCGTGGCCGAGGAGTTGGCCGTCAGGTACTTCTCCAGCGCCGCCAGGTCGTCCGAGCCGACCAGGTCGTTCGTGCCCTGACCCAGCGTCGGGATGCCGTCGCCGCCGCCCGCGAGGAAGCTGTTCGTGGCGACGCGGTAGGTGGCCGTCGGGTTGATCGCCTCGCCGTTCAGCCTGACCGAGTCGGTCACCACCCGCTCCGCACCCGACTTCGTCAGGTCCAGCGTGTACGTCAGACCCGACGACACCTGGAGGATCTTCGGCGACGCCGCGTTCGTCCCGCTCACCTGCTCCTTGAGCACCTGGATCAGCTGCGCGCCGGTGAAGTCCTGGAGGTTCACGGTGTTGGAGAACGGCTGCACGGTGAAGCCCTCGGCGTACGTCACCACACCGTCGCCCTCGCTGCCCTTGGCCGCGTAGGTCAGCGGTGCCCGGACGCCGCCCGGGTTCATCAGCGCCAGGTCCGTCTCCGGGTCCAGCTCCTTGCCGTGCGCCAGCTGCGCGTCCGCGATCAGGTCGCCCATCGGGGACTCGGTGCCGGTGCTGGGGATGTCGGCGGAGATGTAGCCGATCGCGCGGTTGCCGATGGGCGCCGCGAGGGTGTTCCACTCGCTGATCAGCTCGGTCATGTCGGGCGCCTTGGCGACGGTCCGGGTGACCACGTGGTTCGCCGACTTCACGGACGTACGGGCGATGTCGCCGGTGAAG contains the following coding sequences:
- a CDS encoding DUF2993 domain-containing protein; its protein translation is MRTPHRITTHPYTNPYEELAGLDDGPLDEFLHEDVRDEQTEQDEAAAQDDPWAPPNHRRNGRRRRRGRFAGLPLALKAVVALVVLAAFLTLGDRWALLYAERRAADTLKDRFDLAAAPEVEIGGFPFLTQLADERLDSVKVTVPDVAADRISLAQVTATARDVRLDTDGPTAVRGAEVPRLEGDVLLSFADLNRELGASQVTFTGQGRDRVAARGTLPVAGHDLRLRAEARILRDGDHGIATHIGGMRLDIGDLATYRPGARATDGLHLSRDSAARLARETSKAKALLSIPSVVRRLGVPDSVVREALRNESKLTDLTGTPRFLHQAMRLNLIDLALDHPALLKRLGFDPALLDALPRLTRPVLADQLSLGFRLPEPPSGQLRLRDVRVEEDGIRVRLEGAGLAVGRR
- a CDS encoding Hsp70 family protein, whose amino-acid sequence is MARDTESDIGYAVGLDLGDGESSLCWLPTHGRSKARVYTRGTDGAAIVTALGRERLDQGGYRYVIGEAAVMAQNVLHFSVNFKSRPDPQDLAVPEAVQFAQILLTEFLSRHPEVRGNCVVYVGHPTGWDDVSVATYARHFSSMNVPVRLVAESQSALVHVRDRRGGRREERRLDRVLVVDIGSSTTDFTFVEDLIPRNLLVGSDLGCAVIDRELARMVREAFAGDEKFTTALGRDDSGEEMLLLACRRAKEAQFTGTDVRLQDLQVGCDPRFTPFLGPSLGWLRGVDIPGRVVRGPGGWAEGFADVLTEVRGLLGATEPELVVITGGGSRMPVARRLCLDAFPEATVESDTDPSQSVTRGLASVGRHRVNVARFRHDIHELKDRPEFEEKIRAGLLDAFDQARNTLLTRLLERADDDNADAEDEQDIDAFIRRLTGMDQVLARLRVRLNAELTPMALEICRRYDIRADQFMLELVLPGVIGTAISARIRPMWRTLRGAQSVLETIASMGGLGLYAMRFAMQSSKRLAHLGALGAVAGGVLALPKATEMAARKLIRTTLENAQLDPAEVSSVVTHVAEQITEQMDRRAEEVERFVSDRPGPEAGL
- a CDS encoding P-loop NTPase fold protein, whose protein sequence is MLLPDNPISGPDGDRFGFSTHAKVLCDAIATAEGLPLTIGVFGPWGMGKSSFMKVCEGLLKARDIRTVWFNPWKYDQKDEIWHALIQTVLTEIAQDLDNRRKSGEETPQERLGAALETVKRLSQAAAWLLARRTAGPLTAGFLGPGDVDAVQSALTAPGVETYLHVNRFEQDFKDVVNAYSDGGRLVLFIDDLDRCHEDAAITVLDSLKLFMGEGSCVFVLAMDYQVVADAAAKRFDSERTDGARGRQYLEKLIHFPFHLPVIPFESLQLHLHDEVTDPALTGSRELWELIEVAFTANPRRVRRFVNGLNHTALTLHEHNDPPGRERLLHAGTLLAFQIMHPDFYSALQRDPGVWARFDEAEFAKTELGGQDAELARRNPGVRRLIAAVSSRRTGFDFPPPPTATVIRLLTEVLTVAGGSAGAEGVARGA